The following are encoded in a window of Fretibacter rubidus genomic DNA:
- a CDS encoding PA2169 family four-helix-bundle protein, which yields MSNDNIKVLNKITKKLIDTQYGYSKGAEIIEDDHALKTELSRRANARSNFVSDFQSTVRMMGQEPETDGTMTGRIHEGFTKFSALFRDDKKAALSAIDDAEEMLADEVKDAMDDKDITPQVRQKLMQVYTAAKEGERFADRLEDAA from the coding sequence ATGTCCAATGACAACATTAAAGTTCTAAATAAAATCACCAAAAAGCTGATTGATACGCAGTATGGGTACAGCAAGGGTGCAGAAATCATTGAAGATGATCACGCGCTGAAAACAGAGTTATCACGCCGCGCCAATGCCCGTTCAAACTTCGTATCAGACTTCCAGTCAACCGTACGTATGATGGGTCAAGAGCCCGAAACAGACGGCACAATGACAGGCCGAATCCATGAAGGCTTTACAAAGTTCAGCGCTCTATTCCGTGATGATAAGAAAGCTGCCCTATCGGCAATTGATGACGCCGAAGAAATGCTAGCCGATGAGGTGAAAGATGCGATGGATGATAAAGATATCACACCGCAAGTGCGTCAAAAGCTTATGCAGGTCTACACCGCCGCCAAAGAAGGCGAGCGCTTTGCAGACCGTCTGGAAGACGCCGCATAA
- a CDS encoding DUF1499 domain-containing protein: MTTVIEVPKKESSPKVKKARDWVHRITLVMAVFLPVFFMVAALGSKFGLWSWMTGLGLSRGLGMKLIIATLGLGVISVVLYLFVKPRKGWWIAALAVAMALGFIVKGASVKNTADSLPFIHDVTTDTQNPPTFSEIIIQQRAKVKGVNTLDYIGKTAPAGDDRKSKELVSVLQAKAYPTIRPLVVSDSPDVAFGEALARVKSMGWDIAYSDPAKGQIDATATTFWYGFKDDVTVRIKPSEGGGSLIDVRSVSRVGGSDLGANAARVEAFLKKMSE; the protein is encoded by the coding sequence ATGACAACTGTCATCGAAGTGCCAAAAAAAGAAAGTAGCCCTAAGGTCAAAAAGGCCCGCGATTGGGTTCACCGGATCACGCTTGTTATGGCCGTCTTTCTGCCAGTCTTTTTCATGGTTGCGGCGCTAGGGTCAAAATTCGGCCTTTGGTCATGGATGACGGGGCTGGGATTAAGTCGTGGCTTGGGCATGAAGTTGATCATTGCGACACTTGGCTTGGGCGTGATTTCAGTGGTGTTATACCTGTTTGTTAAACCCCGCAAAGGATGGTGGATTGCGGCCTTGGCCGTGGCAATGGCCTTGGGCTTTATCGTTAAGGGGGCCTCTGTCAAAAATACTGCCGACAGCTTACCGTTCATTCACGACGTCACGACGGATACGCAAAACCCGCCAACGTTTTCTGAAATTATCATTCAGCAACGCGCCAAAGTCAAAGGCGTCAATACGCTGGATTATATCGGCAAAACTGCACCAGCGGGAGATGATCGCAAAAGCAAAGAACTTGTCTCTGTGCTGCAAGCCAAAGCCTATCCTACGATACGTCCATTAGTGGTGTCTGATAGCCCTGATGTGGCGTTTGGTGAGGCCTTAGCCCGCGTTAAGTCTATGGGGTGGGACATTGCCTATTCCGACCCTGCAAAAGGCCAGATTGACGCGACGGCAACAACATTCTGGTATGGATTTAAAGACGACGTCACTGTGCGCATTAAGCCGTCAGAGGGCGGTGGGTCATTGATTGATGTGCGTTCTGTGTCGCGCGTTGGTGGGTCTGATTTGGGCGCTAATGCCGCCCGCGTTGAAGCGTTTTTGAAAAAAATGAGCGAGTAG
- a CDS encoding glycine zipper 2TM domain-containing protein — translation MMKLITLLISTAALTALPATANAQLFGGFDNNTLLGGSIGAGLGGAIGSNLAGAGVRDEGTAIGAVLGGLAGAAYGNSRSRYAGNPYAGRFNPGFSGNNLLGTGIGAGLGGAIGSNLAGSGNRQEGTAIGAVLGGLAGYGIANARSNQSNMRPGYQTFGGQNLGGQGYNGGYAPAAYGPQFGAPQFAPQFAPQFSGPQFVPSGQFITSQVIPNVSYQAPVMRAPQIQPQQVHFTQNINVAAPNVRLAGPPLQRPDIHRGLTRVEHMPVARAQRIVMPAPVQTSTRYTISEPYTLTAPTMQRLQSAPQFQTAPSRAALLGHNAHTSAGHHSGNTVHITDPSTGSGFYTGQYPGKTYCYADSPKRYTAQGAEIVPNCGHH, via the coding sequence ATGATGAAACTAATAACGCTTTTAATCAGCACAGCAGCACTGACAGCTCTGCCAGCAACAGCCAATGCTCAACTCTTTGGCGGATTTGATAATAACACCTTGCTTGGCGGCTCAATTGGCGCCGGACTTGGTGGTGCCATTGGCTCTAACTTGGCGGGCGCAGGTGTACGCGACGAGGGTACAGCCATTGGCGCGGTGCTTGGCGGTCTTGCAGGTGCGGCTTACGGTAATTCACGCAGCCGTTATGCGGGCAATCCCTATGCGGGCCGCTTTAATCCAGGCTTTAGCGGTAATAATCTACTGGGCACTGGTATTGGCGCAGGCCTTGGCGGCGCGATTGGTTCTAACCTTGCGGGGTCTGGCAATCGCCAAGAAGGCACAGCCATTGGCGCTGTGTTGGGCGGTTTGGCTGGCTACGGCATAGCCAACGCGCGCAGCAACCAAAGTAACATGCGGCCCGGATATCAGACCTTCGGCGGTCAAAATTTGGGTGGGCAAGGCTATAACGGTGGCTATGCCCCTGCCGCATACGGCCCACAATTTGGCGCACCGCAATTTGCACCACAGTTTGCACCACAGTTTTCTGGCCCGCAATTTGTGCCGTCAGGACAATTTATAACGAGCCAAGTCATCCCAAATGTGAGCTATCAGGCGCCCGTGATGCGCGCACCGCAAATACAGCCGCAGCAAGTACACTTCACGCAAAATATCAATGTTGCCGCGCCCAATGTGCGCTTGGCAGGCCCGCCGCTACAACGCCCTGATATTCATCGCGGCCTTACACGGGTCGAGCATATGCCTGTCGCCCGCGCGCAGCGCATTGTAATGCCCGCGCCAGTTCAGACATCAACGCGCTATACCATCAGCGAGCCTTACACGCTTACCGCACCCACGATGCAGCGGCTGCAATCTGCGCCGCAGTTCCAAACAGCGCCTAGCCGCGCTGCGCTTTTGGGTCATAACGCCCACACATCAGCTGGCCACCACAGCGGTAACACCGTGCACATTACCGACCCGTCTACAGGATCAGGGTTTTATACAGGACAGTATCCTGGCAAGACCTATTGTTATGCCGATAGCCCGAAACGCTACACGGCCCAAGGCGCAGAAATTGTACCAAATTGCGGTCATCACTAA
- a CDS encoding alpha/beta hydrolase, which produces MVFGLRGENLARYDAPHTVTFDAPNSGGWPDVVQFLQDNFVAPAKQGGEAASLRAKRERFESIASQRSFDCTRTPATLTASDSYELSGEWTTIDGTDPARRILYVHGGAYAVGSAKSHRAITYNLAKRTGCAVFAINYRLIPENKRLSGVQDCKDAYLWTLANGPDGEAAAKTIAVMGDSAGGNLSLVVSRWASADSAIRTPDAIVGLSAHTDATAQSPSLKANLATDIMLQPMLAPILKIPVTLYRLAIWKMAGVKPAHPDLSPIMGDLAGLPPTLLQVSASEMLFDDNLRYATKAREYGSDVSVQSWRDMCHVWHIFDDKLSESHHAFDEIAAFLTTHGVSAKTPKARVKAKG; this is translated from the coding sequence ATGGTGTTTGGATTACGCGGCGAAAACTTAGCGCGCTATGACGCCCCGCACACGGTAACCTTTGACGCCCCCAATTCAGGCGGCTGGCCAGATGTTGTGCAGTTTTTACAAGATAATTTCGTCGCCCCAGCCAAGCAAGGCGGAGAAGCCGCGAGCCTACGGGCCAAGCGGGAGCGGTTTGAATCTATTGCAAGCCAACGCAGCTTTGACTGCACCCGCACACCCGCAACCCTCACCGCGAGCGACAGTTACGAACTTAGCGGTGAATGGACGACGATAGACGGCACGGACCCAGCGCGGCGGATATTATACGTCCACGGCGGTGCCTATGCCGTGGGGAGCGCCAAAAGCCACCGCGCCATTACCTATAATCTGGCCAAGCGCACGGGCTGTGCTGTCTTTGCAATTAATTACCGCCTCATTCCTGAAAACAAACGATTATCGGGTGTGCAGGATTGTAAAGACGCTTACCTTTGGACGCTCGCCAATGGGCCAGACGGGGAAGCGGCGGCTAAAACCATTGCCGTTATGGGCGACAGCGCAGGTGGGAACTTATCCCTCGTCGTGTCACGCTGGGCGAGTGCCGATAGCGCTATTCGCACACCAGACGCGATTGTTGGCCTATCGGCCCATACTGATGCCACCGCACAAAGCCCGTCACTGAAGGCCAATCTGGCAACTGATATTATGTTGCAGCCTATGCTGGCGCCCATCCTGAAAATACCTGTCACACTTTACCGTTTGGCGATTTGGAAAATGGCAGGCGTGAAACCTGCCCATCCTGACTTGTCCCCGATTATGGGCGACCTTGCGGGCCTACCGCCGACACTGCTGCAAGTCAGCGCGTCCGAAATGCTATTTGATGATAATCTGCGTTACGCGACCAAAGCGCGTGAATACGGCAGTGACGTGTCCGTGCAAAGCTGGCGCGACATGTGTCATGTCTGGCATATTTTTGATGATAAACTATCAGAGTCCCATCACGCTTTTGACGAAATTGCAGCGTTCCTGACGACCCATGGGGTGAGCGCAAAGACGCCGAAGGCTCGTGTAAAAGCCAAAGGGTAA
- a CDS encoding NAD(P)/FAD-dependent oxidoreductase — protein sequence MKHTADYLIVGSGAVGMAFADVLLTETDATMIIVDRFAKPGGHWNVAYPFVTLHQPSAYYGVSSRELGTGRLETDGLNKGLSELATGAEISAYFDAVMREQFIPSGRVQYFPMCDYQGDGHFINTVSGQTHHATVTKMVDATHLKTTVPSTHTPNFDVAPDVRFMPLNDLPTIDTPPDGFVVIGTGKTGIDAVLWLLQNDVSPDDIRWIMPRDAWLLDRANTQPDPSFFHQTMEAQAAQMESIAQAESVPDMFDRLEACGYFVRIDTDVRPQMFHGATISQAELAALRRVKHNIIRLGRVSSITERVITLEHGTIATTANTVHVDCSARAISNMEIKPIFDGHVITPQMVRSYQPVFSAAFIAHIEATYDDETEKNRLCGVVPLPNHDTDYLRFTAAFMMNQYNWGQDKALRKWLRGNRLDGFSDMVASIAPEDTDKIAVMTRIKDNSFPAMGKLQAFLAALGG from the coding sequence ATGAAACATACGGCTGATTATTTGATTGTTGGGTCTGGGGCCGTCGGCATGGCTTTTGCCGATGTTCTTTTAACTGAAACAGATGCAACGATGATCATCGTTGACCGCTTTGCCAAACCCGGCGGGCATTGGAATGTCGCCTATCCTTTTGTGACGCTGCACCAACCGTCTGCCTATTACGGGGTCAGCTCAAGGGAATTAGGCACAGGGCGTTTGGAAACTGACGGGCTAAATAAGGGGCTATCAGAGCTTGCCACTGGGGCGGAGATCAGCGCCTATTTTGATGCGGTGATGCGCGAACAATTTATCCCTAGCGGACGCGTGCAATATTTCCCGATGTGTGATTATCAAGGCGACGGTCATTTTATCAACACAGTCAGTGGCCAGACCCATCACGCCACAGTAACAAAAATGGTCGATGCGACCCATTTGAAAACAACTGTGCCGTCGACCCATACACCGAATTTTGATGTGGCCCCTGATGTGCGGTTTATGCCGCTCAATGACTTACCGACTATAGACACACCGCCAGACGGATTTGTTGTCATTGGGACAGGCAAGACAGGCATTGATGCCGTATTATGGCTACTGCAAAATGATGTGTCGCCCGATGATATTCGCTGGATTATGCCGCGCGATGCTTGGCTGCTTGACCGCGCCAACACCCAACCTGACCCGTCATTTTTCCACCAAACGATGGAAGCCCAAGCCGCACAGATGGAGTCCATCGCGCAAGCTGAAAGTGTCCCTGACATGTTTGACCGCTTAGAAGCCTGCGGATATTTTGTGCGTATTGATACCGATGTACGGCCCCAAATGTTTCACGGGGCCACCATTTCTCAAGCCGAACTGGCAGCCCTGCGCCGCGTAAAGCATAACATCATTCGCTTGGGTCGGGTAAGCTCCATTACAGAGCGCGTAATCACGTTGGAGCACGGCACCATAGCGACCACAGCCAACACTGTGCATGTCGATTGCTCCGCGCGCGCAATCAGCAATATGGAAATCAAACCTATTTTTGACGGCCATGTTATCACGCCGCAAATGGTGCGCTCTTATCAGCCCGTCTTCTCGGCCGCCTTTATTGCCCATATTGAGGCCACCTATGACGATGAAACTGAAAAGAACCGCCTCTGCGGTGTTGTGCCCCTGCCCAATCACGACACTGACTATCTGCGCTTTACCGCCGCCTTTATGATGAACCAATATAATTGGGGCCAGGACAAAGCCCTGCGCAAGTGGTTGCGGGGCAACCGCCTGGACGGCTTTTCCGATATGGTCGCCTCCATTGCGCCAGAAGACACAGATAAAATTGCGGTCATGACACGCATTAAAGACAACAGCTTCCCCGCTATGGGCAAGCTACAAGCCTTTCTGGCGGCATTAGGGGGTTAG
- a CDS encoding glycine zipper 2TM domain-containing protein → MTKQTSKTHTHTFAALTVSAVAGLAAMAVPMTAQAQSYHAGESYNACKSADKDNQVIGGLIGAVVGGVVGSQVSGNGARTEGSVLGAALGAAAGAGIGDDKRNCRRETGVVRPRTVTYDRGYVPAPTYRTGEYTTGSVVTVRHPHGTRGHNTRTYDRGYYGGHDRIYDRGYDRRDNRLDRIDFRISETRRELDRLRRDARYNGSRYTDRRIEQVGRELRDLKNRRKQIKKGYR, encoded by the coding sequence ATGACGAAACAAACGTCTAAAACACACACTCACACATTTGCTGCGCTGACTGTCTCGGCCGTAGCTGGACTGGCCGCAATGGCCGTCCCTATGACCGCACAAGCGCAAAGCTATCACGCTGGTGAATCATATAACGCCTGTAAATCTGCCGATAAAGATAACCAAGTCATTGGCGGCCTTATTGGTGCCGTTGTCGGCGGTGTCGTCGGTAGCCAGGTCTCTGGCAATGGGGCCCGCACAGAAGGCTCTGTCCTTGGCGCGGCGCTCGGTGCGGCCGCAGGCGCGGGCATTGGTGATGACAAACGCAATTGTCGCCGCGAAACTGGCGTGGTGCGTCCCCGCACGGTGACTTATGACCGGGGTTATGTCCCTGCGCCGACCTACCGTACAGGTGAATATACAACAGGATCGGTTGTCACCGTTCGTCACCCACATGGCACGCGTGGTCACAACACACGGACTTATGACCGTGGCTATTATGGAGGCCATGACCGGATTTACGATCGTGGATATGACCGCCGCGACAACCGTCTTGACCGCATCGATTTTCGTATTAGCGAAACACGCCGCGAGTTAGACCGGTTACGCCGTGACGCCCGTTATAACGGCAGCCGTTACACAGACCGCCGTATCGAGCAGGTCGGGCGTGAGCTTCGTGACCTTAAGAACCGTCGCAAGCAAATCAAAAAAGGCTACCGCTAG
- the aroC gene encoding chorismate synthase, with the protein MSHNSFGHLFRFTTWGESHGPAIGCVVDGCPPNIDINEAFIQRFLDERKPGTSRFVTQRKEPDAVKILSGVFEGKTTGTPISLMIENTDQRSKDYSEIKTRYRPGHADFTYDAKYGIRDYRGGGRSSARETASRVAAAAVARKVLGDSIKITGGVVQIGTETIDRARADWSTVRDNPFWCPDPVAAKAWEEYLDSIRKDGSSVGAILEVRASGVPAGWGAPVYGKLDADLASAMMSINAAKAVEIGDGMATGGYTGPQNADAIRMKNGAPEFQSNHAGGILGGISNGDDIVVRLAIKPTSSMLTPVPSIDADGHEIDVRTKGRHDPCVGIRGVPVAEAMMALVLADHKLRHRGQVG; encoded by the coding sequence ATGAGCCATAACAGCTTTGGACATTTATTTCGCTTCACCACATGGGGCGAAAGCCACGGCCCAGCGATTGGCTGTGTCGTCGATGGTTGCCCCCCTAATATTGACATAAATGAAGCTTTCATTCAGCGCTTTCTTGATGAGCGTAAACCCGGCACATCGCGCTTCGTGACCCAGCGCAAAGAGCCAGACGCAGTTAAAATCCTATCTGGCGTGTTTGAAGGCAAGACCACAGGCACTCCCATCAGCCTCATGATTGAAAACACCGACCAGCGGTCCAAAGACTATTCAGAGATTAAAACGCGTTACCGTCCCGGCCATGCCGATTTCACCTATGACGCCAAATACGGCATCCGCGATTACCGCGGCGGCGGACGCAGCTCGGCCCGCGAAACGGCAAGCCGTGTGGCCGCGGCGGCTGTGGCGCGCAAAGTGCTAGGCGACAGCATAAAAATCACAGGCGGCGTAGTACAAATCGGCACGGAGACAATTGACCGCGCGCGCGCCGATTGGAGCACGGTGCGCGACAATCCGTTCTGGTGCCCTGACCCTGTGGCGGCGAAAGCGTGGGAAGAATATTTAGACTCCATTCGCAAAGACGGTAGCTCTGTCGGGGCGATCCTGGAAGTGCGCGCGTCTGGCGTTCCTGCTGGTTGGGGGGCACCTGTTTACGGCAAACTCGACGCTGATTTGGCGTCTGCCATGATGAGCATCAACGCCGCCAAAGCGGTTGAGATTGGCGACGGCATGGCAACAGGCGGCTATACGGGGCCGCAGAACGCAGACGCCATTCGCATGAAAAACGGCGCGCCAGAGTTCCAGTCCAATCACGCCGGCGGCATTCTCGGCGGGATTAGCAATGGTGATGACATTGTCGTGCGGCTCGCGATTAAACCGACATCCTCCATGCTCACCCCTGTCCCATCCATTGATGCGGACGGTCATGAAATTGATGTGCGCACCAAAGGCCGCCACGACCCCTGCGTTGGTATCCGCGGCGTGCCCGTCGCGGAAGCCATGATGGCACTGGTCTTAGCGGACCACAAATTACGCCACCGTGGTCAAGTGGGATAG
- the pdxH gene encoding pyridoxamine 5'-phosphate oxidase — MPPSVIPPTPTDSDYAARKRDYVDHPMFMSDDPIDLFEQWLSEAGETEPNDPNAMTVATVDPYGLPDARILLLKGVDAKGFVFFTNDNSDKGEQLKTGKKAALCFHWKTKKRQVRVRGPVAQVSKKESDDYFASRARGSQIGAWASDQSSVISSREVLLDQIEAVETRFDGRSIVRPPHWNGWRVKPLSIEFWEDGAFRLHDRRRFHRARIGARWQSERLSP, encoded by the coding sequence ATGCCCCCATCCGTTATTCCCCCGACGCCGACTGACAGCGACTACGCAGCGCGCAAACGCGACTATGTCGACCATCCGATGTTCATGAGTGATGATCCCATTGATTTGTTTGAGCAATGGTTGTCAGAGGCCGGTGAGACAGAGCCAAATGACCCCAACGCTATGACTGTTGCGACTGTGGATCCATACGGCCTGCCCGATGCCCGTATTTTGCTTCTAAAAGGCGTCGATGCAAAGGGCTTTGTTTTTTTCACCAATGATAATTCTGACAAAGGCGAGCAGCTAAAGACGGGCAAGAAGGCTGCCCTCTGTTTTCACTGGAAAACCAAAAAACGCCAAGTACGTGTACGCGGCCCCGTGGCACAAGTGTCTAAGAAAGAATCAGATGATTATTTTGCGTCTCGTGCGCGCGGTTCCCAAATCGGGGCGTGGGCGTCAGATCAATCAAGTGTTATTAGTTCCCGCGAAGTTCTGCTGGATCAAATCGAAGCTGTGGAAACGCGCTTTGATGGGCGGTCTATTGTGCGACCCCCGCATTGGAACGGTTGGCGTGTGAAACCGCTATCTATAGAGTTTTGGGAGGACGGTGCGTTTCGCCTGCATGACCGCCGCCGTTTCCACCGAGCCCGTATTGGGGCGCGGTGGCAATCAGAGCGCTTAAGCCCATAG
- a CDS encoding MBL fold metallo-hydrolase codes for MAIPFVRDFDFEYGTCVQISPNVQRVIADNPGPFTYTGTGVYIIGGKNVAVIDPGPTTEAHMAAIDKALEGRTVTHVLVTHHHIDHSPLAKPLATQHGCRVYGYGLQARTPVGGEIRLEAGDDLTFQPDEELRCGDIIKGDGWTVEAIHTPGHTSNHLCYALHEENILFSGDHIMGWSTSVVSPPDGHMGDYLDSLNRILDRDFTRIWPTHGPAIEEPEVFVREYINHRHKREEQILAAISAGLHSISDMVAQIYKDVDKRLHPAAAHSVLAHLIHMTETGRVKTDGGAGLKAHYTLAA; via the coding sequence GTGGCTATTCCTTTTGTCAGAGACTTTGATTTTGAATACGGCACATGCGTGCAGATATCGCCCAATGTGCAGCGCGTTATCGCGGATAATCCCGGGCCCTTTACCTACACAGGAACAGGCGTTTACATCATTGGCGGTAAAAACGTCGCTGTCATAGACCCCGGTCCGACGACAGAGGCCCATATGGCCGCAATTGATAAAGCCTTAGAGGGCCGCACAGTGACCCATGTCCTTGTGACCCATCACCACATCGATCATTCCCCGCTGGCTAAGCCCTTGGCCACTCAGCATGGCTGCCGTGTTTACGGTTACGGCCTACAAGCGCGCACGCCTGTCGGCGGTGAAATCCGGCTAGAAGCGGGTGATGACCTGACCTTTCAACCCGACGAGGAACTGCGCTGCGGCGATATTATCAAAGGCGACGGCTGGACGGTCGAGGCCATTCATACACCCGGTCACACATCTAATCATCTGTGTTATGCACTGCATGAAGAAAACATCTTATTTTCAGGGGACCACATTATGGGATGGTCCACCAGTGTCGTCAGCCCGCCTGATGGTCATATGGGTGATTATCTGGATAGTCTGAACCGCATTCTTGACCGTGATTTTACGCGTATCTGGCCTACACACGGCCCAGCAATTGAAGAGCCAGAGGTTTTCGTGCGCGAATATATAAATCACCGCCATAAACGCGAAGAGCAAATCTTGGCCGCGATTAGTGCTGGCCTGCACAGTATCTCGGACATGGTCGCGCAGATTTACAAAGACGTGGATAAACGCCTGCATCCTGCCGCCGCCCATAGTGTGCTGGCACATTTAATCCATATGACGGAAACAGGCCGTGTTAAAACCGACGGCGGCGCAGGCCTAAAAGCGCATTACACGCTAGCGGCGTAA